Proteins from one Mercurialis annua linkage group LG7, ddMerAnnu1.2, whole genome shotgun sequence genomic window:
- the LOC126656431 gene encoding cathecol O-methyltransferase 1-like, whose protein sequence is MASSTKTHHKSEKIAQNESEEESFSYAIQISMGSVLPMVMQTAIDLGIFDIIAKAGPNAKLSASEIASELSTDNPDASMMLDRILKLLVSHGIIGSSDDDHQPIQRLYYLNGVSKYFAKNEDGVSLGPFMTSSQDMVYMESWPMLKEAILEGGIPFNKVHGTHAFEYPRRDPRFNEVFNKAMFNHTTIVMKRILECYNGFEDLKQLVDVGGGLGVTLNIIISKYPNIKGINYDLPRVIHNAPSYPGVSHVEGNMFESVPQGDAIFMKWILHDWDDEHCLTLLRNCYKAIPENGKVIVVDAILPIMAEDDHTAFARDTYLMDVFMMAQNPGGKERTQQEFVAMATTAGFTGVTFQCRVCNFWVMELVK, encoded by the exons ATGGCTTCTTCAACAAAAACCCACCACAAATCTGAAAAAATAGCTCAAAATGAATCAGAAGAAGAAAGCTTTTCCTATGCAATTCAAATTTCAATGGGGTCAGTATTACCAATGGTGATGCAAACAGCAATAGACCTCGGCATTTTCGACATTATAGCGAAAGCCGGTCCGAATGCAAAGCTTTCAGCATCAGAAATTGCATCAGAATTGTCGACTGATAATCCTGACGCATCCATGATGCTTGACAGGATTCTGAAGCTTCTTGTGAGCCACGGTATTATTGGTAGCTCAGATGATGATCATCAGCCAATACAACGACTCTACTATTTGAATGGAGTCTCTAAATATTTTGCGAAAAATGAAGATGGAGTCTCACTTGGACCTTTCATGACATCAAGTCAAGACATGGTCTACATGGAGAGCtg GCCTATGTTGAAGGAAGCAATTCTTGAAGGAGGAATTCCATTTAATAAGGTGCATGGAACACATGCATTTGAGTATCCAAGAAGAGATCCAAGGTTCAATGAGGTGTTCAATAAAGCAATGTTTAATCACACCACAATTGTTATGAAGAGAATTTTAGAGTGCTATAATGGTTTTGAAGATCTGAAGCAGTTGGTTGATGTTGGTGGTGGATTAGGAGTCACCCTTAACATCATCATTTCTAAATACCCCAATATTAAGGGTATCAATTATGATTTGCCTAGGGTCATACACAATGCCCCCTCTTATCCTG GTGTGAGTCATGTAGAGGGAAATATGTTTGAAAGCGTTCCACAAGGCGATGCCATTTTTATGAAG TGGATACTTCATGATTGGGACGACGAACATTGCTTGACACTATTGAGAAATTGCTACAAAGCAATTCCAGAAAATGGGAAAGTAATTGTTGTGGACGCAATTCTTCCGATTATGGCAGAAGATGATCATACTGCATTCGCCAGAGACACATATCTTATGGATGTCTTCATGATGGCTCAAAATCCCGGCGGAAAAGAGCGAACTCAGCAAGAATTTGTGGCCATGGCTACAACGGCTGGATTCACCGGCGTCACCTTCCAGTGTCGCGTTTGTAACTTTTGGGTTATGGAGTTGGTCAAGTAA
- the LOC126656090 gene encoding xanthohumol 4-O-methyltransferase-like, protein MEQLSQAEASIRGQAQVWQHMLAFADSMALKCAVELRIPDIIQSHGNPISLSQIASSIIDSPSPNIPYLKRIMRLLVRRKIFSAEQPSDGGETLYGLTEVSKWLVRDSETTVAPMFLMETHPWAMNPWHCLSQCVKDGGNAFEKANGYKIWEFAARNDEFNKIFNSGLASTSRVTMRAILEGNKDGFCDLKSLVDVGGGTGNLVSEIVKKYPKIKGINYDLPHVVSTAPEYEGVCHVGGDMFQSVPNADAVIMKYILHDWNDEDCVKLLKNCRKAIPEKTGKVMIVDIVLKPEGDGLFDDTGLVFDLLMIAHTEGAERTEVEWKKLLEEAGFPRYKIINIPAMTSIIEAYPQ, encoded by the exons ATGGAACAACTGTCTCAAGCTGAAGCATCAATAAGAGGCCAAGCACAAGTATGGCAACACATGCTTGCTTTTGCAGACTCTATGGCATTAAAATGTGCCGTCGAGCTACGAATACCCGACATTATTCAATCTCATGGCAATCCTATTTCTTTATCTCAAATAGCTTCCTCCATAATCGACTCGCCTTCTCCGAATATCCCATACCTCAAACGCATCATGCGATTACTCGTCCGTCGAAAAATCTTCTCCGCGGAGCAGCCCTCAGACGGTGGCGAAACCCTTTACGGGCTGACGGAAGTGTCGAAATGGCTCGTGCGTGATTCGGAGACGACGGTAGCTCCTATGTTTCTGATGGAAACTCATCCTTGGGCTATGAACCCTTGGCATTGTCTCAGCCAATGTGTAAAAGATGGTGGAAATGCATTTGAAAAGGCTAATGGATATAAGATTTGGGAATTTGCAGCAAGAAATGATGAGTTCAACAAGATATTCAACAGTGGATTGGCTTCCACTTCTAGGGTTACTATGAGGGCAATATTGGAAGGGAATAAAGATGGGTTTTGTGACCTGAAATCACTGGTTGATGTAGGAGGAGGGACAGGAAATTTGGTGTCTGAAATAGTGAAGAAATATCCAAAAATCAAAGGTATAAACTATGATTTGCCTCATGTTGTGTCCACTGCACCAGAATATGAAGGAGTTTGCCATGTTGGTGGTGACATGTTTCAGTCTGTTCCAAATGCTGATGCAGTTATCATGAAG TACATATTGCATGACTGGAACGACGAAGATTGTGTTAAGTTACTTAAAAATTGCCGGAAAGCGATACCGGAAAAAACCGGAAAGGTGATGATCGTCGATATAGTTCTGAAACCCGAGGGCGACGGCTTGTTTGACGACACAGGTCTGGTGTTTGATCTGCTAATGATTGCACATACTGAGGGTGCAGAGAGAACTGAAGTTGAATGGAAGAAACTTTTGGAGGAAGCCGGTTTTCCTCGTTACAAAATTATCAATATTCCTGCCATGACATCCATTATTGAGGCATATCCTCAGTAA
- the LOC126656091 gene encoding uncharacterized protein LOC126656091 isoform X1, whose amino-acid sequence MVGPRAWIGGLFNRVTNKRSEKFLGFLLTPLQEQRLRKLQERLLIPFDETRPDHQEALRSLWSAAFPEVALKGMISEQWKEMGWQGPNPSTDFRGCGFISLENLLFFARIYPASFRRLLFKQGGKRATWEYPFAVAGINVSFMLIQMLDLRSDKPKSLPGINFIKLLGEDAAAFEVLFCLAFEMMDAQWLAMRASYMEFNEVLKVTRTQLERELSLEDIHRIKDLPAYNLLYQ is encoded by the exons ATGGTTGGACCACGAGCATGGATAGGAGGTCTTTTCAATCGTGTAACGAATAAACGCAGTGAGAAGTTTCTTGGCTTCCTTTTGACCCCTCTTCAG GAACAGAGACTCAGGAAGCTTCAAGAGCGATTACTAATACCATTTGACGAGACCCGACCTGATCATCAA GAAGCCCTTAGATCGTTGTGGAGTGCGGCCTTTCCTGAAGTTGCTTTGAAAGGCATGATCTCTGAGCAATGGAAGGAAATGGGTTGGCAAGGTCCTAATCCATCAACGGATTTCAG ggGCTGTGGTTTCATTTCACTTGAAAACTTGCTGTTTTTTGCTAGAATTTACCCG GCATCTTTTCGTAGGTTATTGTTCAAGCAGGGTGGGAAGAGAGCAACTTGGGAATATCCATTTGCTGTTGCCGGCATTAACGTTTCTTTTATGTTGATCCAGATGTTGGACTTAAGATCAG ATAAACCAAAAAGTCTCCCAGGaatcaattttattaaattactgGGAG AAGATGCTGCCGCCTTTGAAGTATTATTCTGTTTAGCTTTTGAAATGATGGATGCTCAATGGCTTGCTATGCGTGCTTCTTACATGGAATTCAAT GAAGTTCTAAAGGTAACAAGAACACAATTGGAGAGAGAACTATCATTAGAAGATATTCATAGAATAAAAGATTTACCAGCATATAATCTTTTGTATCAATGA
- the LOC126656091 gene encoding uncharacterized protein LOC126656091 isoform X2, translating into MVGPRAWIGGLFNRVTNKRSEKFLGFLLTPLQEQRLRKLQERLLIPFDETRPDHQEALRSLWSAAFPEVALKGMISEQWKEMGWQGPNPSTDFRGCGFISLENLLFFARIYPASFRRLLFKQGGKRATWEYPFAVAGINVSFMLIQMLDLRSDKPKSLPGINFIKLLGDAAAFEVLFCLAFEMMDAQWLAMRASYMEFNEVLKVTRTQLERELSLEDIHRIKDLPAYNLLYQ; encoded by the exons ATGGTTGGACCACGAGCATGGATAGGAGGTCTTTTCAATCGTGTAACGAATAAACGCAGTGAGAAGTTTCTTGGCTTCCTTTTGACCCCTCTTCAG GAACAGAGACTCAGGAAGCTTCAAGAGCGATTACTAATACCATTTGACGAGACCCGACCTGATCATCAA GAAGCCCTTAGATCGTTGTGGAGTGCGGCCTTTCCTGAAGTTGCTTTGAAAGGCATGATCTCTGAGCAATGGAAGGAAATGGGTTGGCAAGGTCCTAATCCATCAACGGATTTCAG ggGCTGTGGTTTCATTTCACTTGAAAACTTGCTGTTTTTTGCTAGAATTTACCCG GCATCTTTTCGTAGGTTATTGTTCAAGCAGGGTGGGAAGAGAGCAACTTGGGAATATCCATTTGCTGTTGCCGGCATTAACGTTTCTTTTATGTTGATCCAGATGTTGGACTTAAGATCAG ATAAACCAAAAAGTCTCCCAGGaatcaattttattaaattactgGGAG ATGCTGCCGCCTTTGAAGTATTATTCTGTTTAGCTTTTGAAATGATGGATGCTCAATGGCTTGCTATGCGTGCTTCTTACATGGAATTCAAT GAAGTTCTAAAGGTAACAAGAACACAATTGGAGAGAGAACTATCATTAGAAGATATTCATAGAATAAAAGATTTACCAGCATATAATCTTTTGTATCAATGA
- the LOC126656091 gene encoding uncharacterized protein LOC126656091 isoform X3, whose protein sequence is MVLQFHSRNFAANSMFQIARYSTSQAFNLFRIFWKFWLAGNAMVGPRAWIGGLFNRVTNKRSEKFLGFLLTPLQEQRLRKLQERLLIPFDETRPDHQEALRSLWSAAFPEVALKGMISEQWKEMGWQGPNPSTDFRGCGFISLENLLFFARIYPASFRRLLFKQGGKRATWEYPFAVAGINVSFMLIQMLDLRSDKPKSLPGINFIKLLGEDAAAFEVLFCLAFEMMDAQWLAMRASYMEFNEVLKVTRTQLERELSLEDIHRIKDLPAYNLLYQ, encoded by the exons ATGGTCTTGCAATTCCACTCACGTAATTTCGCAGCTAACTCAATGTTTCA AATAGCTCGTTACTCAACTTCGCAGGCCTTTAATCTTTTCAGAATTTTCTGGAAATTTTGGCTAGCAG GTAATGCTATGGTTGGACCACGAGCATGGATAGGAGGTCTTTTCAATCGTGTAACGAATAAACGCAGTGAGAAGTTTCTTGGCTTCCTTTTGACCCCTCTTCAG GAACAGAGACTCAGGAAGCTTCAAGAGCGATTACTAATACCATTTGACGAGACCCGACCTGATCATCAA GAAGCCCTTAGATCGTTGTGGAGTGCGGCCTTTCCTGAAGTTGCTTTGAAAGGCATGATCTCTGAGCAATGGAAGGAAATGGGTTGGCAAGGTCCTAATCCATCAACGGATTTCAG ggGCTGTGGTTTCATTTCACTTGAAAACTTGCTGTTTTTTGCTAGAATTTACCCG GCATCTTTTCGTAGGTTATTGTTCAAGCAGGGTGGGAAGAGAGCAACTTGGGAATATCCATTTGCTGTTGCCGGCATTAACGTTTCTTTTATGTTGATCCAGATGTTGGACTTAAGATCAG ATAAACCAAAAAGTCTCCCAGGaatcaattttattaaattactgGGAG AAGATGCTGCCGCCTTTGAAGTATTATTCTGTTTAGCTTTTGAAATGATGGATGCTCAATGGCTTGCTATGCGTGCTTCTTACATGGAATTCAAT GAAGTTCTAAAGGTAACAAGAACACAATTGGAGAGAGAACTATCATTAGAAGATATTCATAGAATAAAAGATTTACCAGCATATAATCTTTTGTATCAATGA
- the LOC126656369 gene encoding protein EPIDERMAL PATTERNING FACTOR 1, whose amino-acid sequence MKISICIIVLLVSLLFLPCSSRRIDRSRSHHGHHHSSSPSRTRQDEITNVLNNFFRDHRRPTKRRGGDAVQIAGSSLPDCSHACGSCTPCRLVMVSFVCSSLEEAETCPMAYKCMCRNKSYPVP is encoded by the exons ATGAAGATTTCTATTTGCATTATTGTATTACTCGTTTCTCTCCTATTTCTTCCTTGTTCTTCAAGACGTATTGATAGGTCTCGATCAC ATCACGGGCATCATCATTCATCTTCACCATCAAGAACGAGGCAAGATGAAATAACGAACGTCcttaacaatttctttagaGATCATCGGAGACCTACAAAGAGAAGAGGAGGCGACGCAGTCCAAATTGCCGGGTCAAGTTTGCCGGATTGTTCACATGCATGCGGCTCATGCACACCATGCAGGCTAGTCATGGTTAGCTTCGTTTGCTCCTCACTTGAAGAAGCTGAGACTTGTCCTATGGCTTATAAATGTATGTGTAGAAACAAATCTTATCCTGTACCATGA
- the LOC126657655 gene encoding NDR1/HIN1-like protein 6 produces MAYYSSGFDAPMDNRPPYQPKYVMLNSNHSTNLRPPPQRRHVPRYHSNNHGKSSGNSCFRCLCCCLCFWLLLIIFLAAALFALYTSLDPEIPRYNVDRFDVKSFNVQPDFSLFTEFTVTVKSENPNKHIGFDYGKKSSVIVTYRDSPLCSGTIPAFHQPRQNTTLIPIVLKGKSEFGSGLQEALMQNRNTGRIPLLVEVRAPVALVIKEIPLRQVTVLINCSLVVDNLSPNKKAKILSSTYQYGIEL; encoded by the coding sequence ATGGCATATTACTCGTCGGGTTTCGATGCACCGATGGATAATCGGCCTCCGTATCAACCAAAATATGTCATGTTGAATAGTAATCATTCGACAAACTTAAGACCTCCTCCACAAAGGAGACATGTTCCTCGTTATCACTCGAATAATCATGGTAAATCGAGCGGAAATAGTTGTTTCCGATGCCTTTGTTGTTGCCTTTGCTTCTGGTTACTATTGATCATTTTTCTTGCTGCTGCTCTTTTCGCTCTTTATACGTCATTGGACCCGGAAATCCCTCGTTACAATGTGGATCGTTTTGACGTGAAATCTTTCAATGTTCAACCTGATTTTAGTCTCTTCACTGAATTTACTGTCACCGTAAAATCTGAAAATCCGAATAAGCATATAGGTTTTGATTATGGCAAGAAAAGTTCTGTTATTGTAACTTACAGAGATTCGCCGCTTTGTTCTGGCACCATTCCTGCATTTCATCAACCTCGCCAGAATACCACATTGATACCCATTGTTCTGAAAGGAAAGAGCGAGTTCGGCTCCGGCCTTCAAGAAGCTCTTATGCAGAACAGAAATACGGGACGGATTCCTCTACTTGTCGAGGTTAGGGCACCTGTCGCACTTGTAATTAAAGAAATACCTCTTAGACAAGTTACTGTTCTTATCAATTGTTCTTTGGTTGTTGATAATTTGTCTCCTAACAAGAAAGCCAAAATATTATCAAGCACATATCAGTATGGTATTGAGCTATAA
- the LOC126654918 gene encoding uncharacterized protein LOC126654918 codes for MFDFLFGWRKASKCKKLIKKVRCRLELLKIKRHCIVRQLRIDVAQLIKIGYQDIAFHRAEHLFKDETTVSVYELLDDFCKFIISHLSYISRHKDCPNDINEAVSSLIFASARCGDLPELRTIRKLFGERYGQGFAMTALELLPGNLVNFQIKEKLCMQSVPDHVKHKLVSEIAMDYCLLPEIFAIEYASELQQQLYDDCHQDDMISTSINSSIVEQSSSDKMESPAGLRHLPDFEDVALGNKESKISIRTQNTVPDRNEEQTTTASSSENFPDEMIVYLDDIEEVQLSIAKQGTFQDQSIFKFKSSNNRKRGDKCFDSKGARKKPRRRSLSIENLSVKDIDGMIYYEKPIKKLTENASKRPYLRAMTMPQERSKDSRKENVFRYSKSFPAQSPNHHVHPKLPDYDELAAKFTALKKEHLQNRHYSGMEL; via the exons ATGTTTGATTTCTTGTTTGGCTGGAGAAAAGCTTCTAAATG CAAGAAGCTTATCAAGAAAGTTCGATGCAGACTCGAGCTGTTAAAGATCAAGAGACATTGTATTGTACGACAGTTACGAATAGATGTTGCTCAGCTTATCAAGATTGGCTATCAAGATATTGCCTTCCATCgg GCTGAACATCTCTTCAAAGACGAAACGACAGTTTCGGTCTATGAATTATTGGATGATTTCTGCAAATTCATTATCTCCCACCTTTCTTATATCAGCCGGCACAA GGATTGTCCTAACGATATTAATGAAGCAGTTTCAAGTCTTATATTTGCCTCTGCAAGATGCGGCGATCTGCCTGAGCTTCGTACCATTCGGAAGCTTTTTGGAGAGCGTTACGGGCAGGGTTTTGCTATGACAGCTCTTGAACTACTGCCTGGCAATCTTGTCAACTTTCAG ATAAAGGAGAAACTCTGTATGCAATCAGTTCCTGATCATGTGAAGCACAAATTAGTGAGTGAGATAGCTATGGATTATTGTCTCCTACCAGAGATTTTCGCAATCGAATACGCTTCTGAGCTTCAGCAACAG TTATATGATGATTGCCATCAGGATGACATGATTAGTACTTCAATTAATTCCTCTATAGTGGAGCAATCTTCATCAGACAAAATGGAGTCTCCGGCAGGATTACGCCATTTGCCCGACTTTGAAGATGTTGCTTTAGGTAATAAAGAAAGCAAGATTAGCATCAGGACTCAGAATACGGTTCCAGACAGAAATGAAGAGCAAACAACGACAGCATCATCTTCAGAAAATTTTCCTGACGAAATGATAGTCTACCTTGACGACATAGAGGAGGTTCAGCTTTCTATTGCAAAACAGGGCACCTTTCAGGATCAAAGcattttcaaattcaaatcaTCTAATAACAGGAAACGCGGGGATAAGTGTTTTGATTCGAAGGGTGCTCGGAAAAAACCTAGAAGGCGATCTTTGTCTATAGAAAATTTGAGTGTGAAGGACATTGATGGTATGATTTATTACGAGAAGCCAATCAAGAAATTGACGGAAAATGCATCAAAACGTCCGTATTTAAGAGCCATGACGATGCCTCAAGAACGATCTAAAGACAGTCGAAAAGAGAATGTTTTTCGGTACTCGAAATCATTTCCTGCTCAGTCCCCGAATCATCATGTGCATCCAAAGTTGCCGGACTACGATGAGCTTGCAGCGAAATTCACAGCTCTTAAAAAAGAGCATCTTCAGAATAGACACTACTCAGGCATGGAATTGTAG